The sequence ATCTTAGTAGTAGCTATGAAGCTAAAAAGACGCTAATCCGTCCATTTATTGAATATGATATTGTAGAGGAAAATTTTCCTCATGAAAGGAAAATGCTATAGAAATGCCTGATAATAACCCATTCCAATTTCATGAAACTGCAGCAACATTAAAAGCTGAATTTGAGCGATTAAGTTAAAACTATTGGAGTTTTGATGAATGGGTTATTAAGATTTTTGGACTTCAAAGGCATTCGCAGGGAGAAAAATACCTTTTGATTATCAACCGCTCAAACCCCCGCCACACACTCCGCTTCGATCAGGCAGCCGTAATGCAATTTCCCAACCGGAACCACGCATCGCACCGGTTTGTGTGCTCCGAAAAACTGCGTGTAAACCTCATTCACTTGGTTCCACAGCGCAATATCCGAAATGTAAATCCGCATTTGGATCACTTTCTCCCGTGAGCTTCCGGCTTCGGTGAGGATCAGACCAATTTTTTCAAGCACCAATTTCGTTTGCGCTTCGATGCCTGCGGGGATTTGCTTTGTAGCAGGATCAACCGGCAGTTGCCCCGAAATGTAGAGTGTGCCATTGTGCTCAATACATGGTGAGTAGTGGCCGTTGGCGGGGGGAATACTTTCGGATGAGATGATTTTCATTGTTGCAGTGGATTGATTAGTTCATTAAATTTCAAAATACAAAATCCAAATGACAAATAAACTCAAAAGTTCAAAAACTAAAACTCGAAACAGTTCCTATATGCTGATTGAAGGAAATTTTGAATTTTTGATCATTTGAATTTTGATTTTTGGCATTTGATCATTCAAAATTTTGTAGGCAAACCAAAAGCCCTTGCCAGTTCAGCCATTTGCTCCAGTGTGAGCCCTTGTGGTTCGAAACCGGCTGTTTTTGCTGCAAGGTAAATTTTTGCCGATTTGGTCAGGGTATCAATCAGATCGAAACAATGCCCAATGTCATCGCCAACAGCCAAAGTTCCATGTTTTTCCCACATTACCACATCATGGTGTTCGAGGTGACGAATGGTTTCGCTGGCCAGTTGGGTTGTGCCGGTGAGGATGTAAGGCACAATGCCCAAACCACGCGGCACTAAAACAATTGTTTCGGGAATCATGCTCCACAACATGAGCGATAGTTTTTCAGCATCATCGAACGGCGGGCAGTGAGTCAGCGCAATCAGTTCTGTAGGGTGCGTGTGGAGCACAACGCTTTTGTGGTTGCCTTTTGCCTTCAGGAAGTTGTGAATACTCAGGTGTGATGGCAGTTCGGAAGTAGGCTTTACCGATTTTTCAGACGCAATTTCAAATTGCTTTCCATCTTTGTTAATCCTGATAATAGCTCCAAAATCAAGCGGTGATCTGGCTATATCGCGCATTCGCTGGCCGGCGCCTGTTACGTAAAAGAAATTACCGGCTAATCCGGGTAGCGACTCGGCAAGCTCAATGGCTTTTTCCGGTTCAGGCATACTCATGTCTGTCCGACTTAGCAGTTGGGTCAGGTTTACGGAAATATTTCCGCCATTGGCTTCTGCCCAGCCACGCTGCCAAAGGAAACCGGCTACTTCAGCGATGCGGTTTAATTCTTCAGCGATTTGGGCATTGTTTTTAATGTTCATATTTATATTCTTTGTTCATGATCACATTGATTTCTGTGTCGGTGTTTTCGGCAAAAAGGTGATATCCAAAAATTCAATTTCGCCTTCATTATCAATCTTTAAAAGCAGCGACTGGTAAGGCTCAAACCGCAGATCAATCTGTCTGCTTATTCCGTTTAAATTGATGGTAACTTGCTGCATAATAGCTGAATCCTGTTGGGATTGCCCATATCCCAGTGGATATTTCAGGTTTTTGTAAAGAGGATTGGCAAGGAAGATTACGGCAGAATCGCCATCGGTCCGACACCAGAATTCGGGCAGGTTTTCTCCTTCGATTAATGGCTTATGAGTGATGAGCCTGTCAAATTCCTCCATAACATTGGGAAGGGAGATTAGCTGGTCGGCGAGCTGATCGAATCGTTTATCTTTCAGATGTCCTGCTTGCAGAGGCCTGCGCTTTAAACAAACCGGCAACCCCTGGGCGGCCAGTGTGAGGATAACTTCCAAACTTTCGATATCCAAATGCTGTACATCAACATGTAGCGCATTGAAAGCGAGGCCGTTTACATGGAGTATGTTGTCAACTACTTTTCCCTGCGACAGGAAATCAGCATTGATCCAGAGTGGGTGATAGCCTGCCAACTCCGGACTGAAATACTCATACCGAAGTTCATAAGCGCCCCAGGCCCACGGCAATTGAAGTTCTTCGGGCAAAATGCCTTCAACCCAACTGTCCTCAAGGGGCAGGTAAACTGCGATATCGGAGTAAGCGCGGCCAAACTGCATGGCTTTGGAGACTTTGGTCATGTAGTCATTAAAAGCTGGGATTTCTTCGGTTAGGCTGCCCTTTGTTCCAACATGCACTGAAGCATAAAAATAAATTGTATCCACCCCGATCGGATTAAACGGCGTTCCATGCCAGATGTGCTGATTTACGCCATTGGCAAAAAGGGCATCGGCCACCATTTTCAGATCGGCGGTTTGCTCTTCGCGGATGTATTCGGCAGGCCAGCCATACAGACAAGTAAAACTTTCGGAAGAGACAAAAGGTTTGTTGGCCAGCGCTGCTGCCGAGGCTACTATCTTGGAGAAATTGGGTTCGTAGAGCATTGCTTCAGATTCGGGAACATCAATTGTAGCATATGCGCTCATGATATCGGTTGGCGAGCCCATGCACTGCACCCGGCTGATTGCACCCAGTTCATGGCATTTTTCGTGAAACGGAATAAAGAACTCATTCAGTGTAAGGTGTGCCACAAGTTTCATGTAATCATAACGGGGTCCGGCATTTTCCGGCTCGTAAATACTATCCATAAAAGGCATAATGTTGTATCCAAATTTTTCCATGAACATTTGATCAAACCCATCAGTCCACAGGTATTTTGTTTCCACTTCCCAGGAATCACAAAACAGCGCTGATTGCGAGCCTGAGAGCGCTGGAGCAAAGGCTTTACCCATCACATCGGCATAGCGTTCAAAAGCACCTTTGTTGAGGTGATTGAGCACATTTCCGGTGTCGGGATGCGTCCACGAAAGGCGTAGTGGCTGTTTAAAACTGCTGTCGCCCCAGATTCTGGTACGATCGGCGTCGCTCACAAAAGTTCCCCCAAATGGCCAAAGTGTCCCAAAAGTAAAATCACAGCCCAAGTCCAGGCTGTCGGCGCAGTGCTTAGCGTAAATAACCATTTGCTGCCACTCTTCGCCGAGCCATTCAAACCGTTCTCCCTCAGGATTGCGGTTTACAGGATAAATAAACGAAATCTCCACACCGCCAAATCCATTATCGCGCAGCCACACCAATTGATTTTGCAGGTCCGCTTTTGTGAACTTCATGGCATGCCACCACCAACGGGTGTAGGGTTTCCCGGATTCATAGGAGGTGATTTTAATTCGATCATTGGATTCATCAACAGATGTTGTGCAAGATTGAAAAAGTGTCAGAAGGAGGAAGACTGAAAGAATGGTGATGTAAAAAGACCGTTTCATATTTCAAATTTTTACCGGCTAAATTATTCATTTAAATGGCTTAAAGATAAAGCATTGATAGCATGTGGCAAATTAACATAAAAATTTAGGACCTGAATTAATGTCTTCTCTCGACTTCCCAAAAAATATCTATTTTTGCCACCGCAACCGGTGCACTGCGTTCCATAACAGAATAACGTCATAATAGGGAATCCCGTGAAAATCGGGAACAGTACCCGCTGCTGTAAGCTCTTTACACACTTTTCGATCACCTGATGCCACTGTTTCAAGCGAAGGAATGGGAAGGCCATCGAGAAGGGAGCAAGTCAGAAGACCTACCTGTTGCAAACGAATCAAAGCTTTCGGGA is a genomic window of Bacteroidales bacterium containing:
- a CDS encoding RidA family protein, giving the protein MKIISSESIPPANGHYSPCIEHNGTLYISGQLPVDPATKQIPAGIEAQTKLVLEKIGLILTEAGSSREKVIQMRIYISDIALWNQVNEVYTQFFGAHKPVRCVVPVGKLHYGCLIEAECVAGV
- the rhaD gene encoding rhamnulose-1-phosphate aldolase is translated as MNIKNNAQIAEELNRIAEVAGFLWQRGWAEANGGNISVNLTQLLSRTDMSMPEPEKAIELAESLPGLAGNFFYVTGAGQRMRDIARSPLDFGAIIRINKDGKQFEIASEKSVKPTSELPSHLSIHNFLKAKGNHKSVVLHTHPTELIALTHCPPFDDAEKLSLMLWSMIPETIVLVPRGLGIVPYILTGTTQLASETIRHLEHHDVVMWEKHGTLAVGDDIGHCFDLIDTLTKSAKIYLAAKTAGFEPQGLTLEQMAELARAFGLPTKF